In a genomic window of Curtobacterium flaccumfaciens pv. betae:
- a CDS encoding cysteine desulfurase family protein, with the protein MSVYLDHAATTPILPEALAAFTDALGTVGNPSSIHSAGQRAKMLLEDGRAAVARSLDADPVEVVFTSGGTESINLAVKGLFWARQRDRQRPRIVVPGGEHHATVDTLTWLETHEGAVIDVVPLDAQGRVDLAGLEARLADASDVALVTFLWANNEVGTIQPVSRIVELAHAAGVPVHSDAVAAYGQVPVLFAGSGLDALSVSAHKVGGPVGIGALVLGRKATVEPLIHGGGQQRQVRSGTQDAPAAAAFGVAASAVVAEPMPHPSLVALRDRLVAGVRAAVPSAVLMGDPVDRLPGNAHFTFPGCEGDSLLFLLDAAGVAVSTGSACQAGVPEASHVLLAMGLSEQDARGALRITLGHTTTDADVDAFLAALPDAVARAGAAGMASREPLLGR; encoded by the coding sequence TTGTCGGTCTACCTCGACCACGCCGCGACGACGCCGATCCTGCCGGAGGCGCTCGCCGCCTTCACCGATGCCCTGGGCACCGTCGGCAACCCGTCGTCCATCCACAGCGCCGGTCAGCGCGCCAAGATGCTGCTCGAGGACGGCCGCGCCGCCGTCGCCCGCTCGCTCGACGCCGACCCGGTGGAGGTCGTGTTCACCTCCGGCGGCACCGAGAGCATCAACCTCGCCGTGAAGGGCCTGTTCTGGGCTCGCCAGCGCGACCGCCAGCGGCCCCGCATCGTCGTCCCGGGTGGCGAGCACCACGCCACCGTCGACACCCTGACCTGGCTGGAGACCCACGAGGGCGCCGTCATCGACGTGGTCCCGTTGGACGCGCAGGGTCGCGTCGACCTCGCCGGACTGGAGGCGCGGCTCGCCGACGCCTCGGACGTCGCCCTGGTCACGTTCCTGTGGGCGAACAACGAGGTGGGCACCATCCAGCCCGTGTCGCGGATCGTCGAGCTCGCGCACGCCGCCGGCGTGCCCGTGCACAGCGACGCGGTCGCCGCCTACGGGCAGGTGCCGGTGTTGTTCGCCGGGTCCGGCCTCGACGCCCTCAGCGTCTCCGCGCACAAGGTCGGCGGGCCCGTCGGCATCGGTGCGCTCGTGCTCGGACGGAAGGCCACCGTCGAGCCCCTCATCCACGGTGGTGGGCAGCAGCGGCAGGTGCGCAGCGGCACGCAGGACGCCCCGGCGGCCGCGGCCTTCGGCGTGGCGGCCAGTGCGGTCGTCGCCGAGCCGATGCCGCACCCGTCGCTCGTCGCCCTGCGGGACCGGCTGGTCGCCGGGGTGCGTGCGGCCGTGCCGTCGGCGGTGCTGATGGGGGACCCCGTCGACCGGCTGCCGGGCAACGCGCACTTCACGTTCCCCGGGTGCGAGGGCGATTCGCTCCTGTTCCTGCTCGACGCCGCCGGGGTCGCGGTCTCGACCGGGTCGGCGTGCCAGGCCGGGGTGCCCGAGGCGTCGCACGTGCTGCTCGCGATGGGGCTGTCCGAGCAGGACGCCCGCGGTGCGCTCCGGATCACGCTCGGCCACACCACGACCGATGCCGACGTCGACGCGTTCCTGGCGGCGCTGCCGGATGCGGTCGCACGGGCCGGTGCAGCGGGGATGGCGTCGAGGGAGCCGCTGCTCGGGCGGTAG